The following proteins come from a genomic window of Acinetobacter baumannii:
- a CDS encoding NADPH-dependent FMN reductase encodes MLVYIIVGSVREGRTAIKIANWLETTIPSFNLKDFQTEVIDLKEWNLPLFSGSHPPATGIYDQPKQQEWADKIAQADAFIFISPEYNHGYSPALKNALDYVGKEWSGKPAAFIGYGSTNGSRSISQIRQVTSSLSIVDPNAVIEIRDIFKRNKDEKFEANEFEVKGLQSIVEKLQKYHLS; translated from the coding sequence ATGCTGGTCTATATTATCGTCGGAAGTGTTCGCGAAGGGCGCACAGCTATTAAAATTGCCAATTGGTTAGAAACAACAATACCCTCTTTTAATCTAAAAGATTTTCAAACAGAAGTAATTGATTTAAAAGAATGGAATCTACCCTTATTTTCAGGTTCTCACCCACCTGCTACAGGGATTTATGATCAACCTAAACAACAAGAATGGGCTGATAAAATTGCCCAAGCTGATGCATTTATCTTTATTAGCCCAGAATACAACCACGGTTACAGCCCAGCTTTAAAAAATGCACTGGACTATGTTGGTAAGGAATGGAGCGGTAAACCAGCCGCATTTATAGGTTATGGCTCAACAAATGGTTCTCGTTCTATTAGCCAAATACGCCAAGTCACTTCAAGTTTAAGTATTGTTGACCCAAATGCTGTGATCGAAATACGAGATATCTTCAAACGCAATAAAGATGAAAAGTTTGAAGCCAATGAATTTGAAGTAAAAGGGCTTCAATCAATTGTTGAGAAACTACAGAAATATCATTTGTCTTAA
- the lspA gene encoding signal peptidase II: protein MPNSQAKKGLFQFYPHNLIWLGLSVLAIVLDQWTKWIASTHLNYADPVPVLPFLNWTLLHNYGAAFSFLSDAGGWQRYFFTSLAGLVSILFVFWLLRMPKKMVVLPVAIALILGGALGNLIDRITLGYVVDFIHVYYQNHHFPAFNIADSAITLGTILLLIDTFFLEKQRPKNSDA, encoded by the coding sequence ATGCCTAATTCACAAGCTAAAAAAGGCTTATTCCAGTTTTATCCTCACAACCTCATTTGGCTTGGACTTTCTGTCCTTGCCATTGTGTTGGATCAATGGACAAAATGGATTGCAAGTACACATCTGAACTACGCAGATCCTGTACCTGTGCTTCCATTTTTAAACTGGACACTATTACATAACTATGGTGCAGCTTTTAGCTTTTTATCTGATGCTGGAGGATGGCAACGCTATTTCTTCACATCTTTGGCAGGCTTAGTTTCAATACTTTTTGTATTTTGGTTGCTACGTATGCCTAAAAAAATGGTGGTGCTACCTGTAGCTATCGCTTTAATTTTAGGTGGAGCACTTGGTAATCTAATTGACCGTATTACTTTAGGGTATGTGGTCGATTTTATTCATGTTTATTACCAAAATCATCACTTTCCAGCTTTTAATATTGCGGACAGTGCCATTACTCTAGGTACCATTTTGCTACTCATCGATACATTCTTCCTTGAGAAGCAAAGACCTAAAAATTCGGATGCATAA
- a CDS encoding FKBP-type peptidyl-prolyl cis-trans isomerase has protein sequence MTEIIQPNEEIRITDGSKVDLHFSVAIENGVEIDNTRSREEPVSLTIGDGNLLPGFEKALLGLRAGDRRTVHLPPEDAFGPWNPENIQTFDTVKFEQRPIPGHMIEFEDKAKATLFGVVKSVNDDITEIDFNHPLAGKNITFEVEIFKVTPAGQQGIKIM, from the coding sequence ATGACCGAAATTATTCAACCTAATGAAGAAATTCGTATTACTGACGGTTCTAAAGTTGACCTACACTTTTCTGTTGCTATTGAAAATGGTGTAGAAATTGACAATACACGTAGCCGTGAAGAACCTGTTAGCTTGACTATTGGCGACGGTAACTTGTTACCAGGCTTTGAGAAAGCGCTTCTTGGCTTACGTGCAGGCGATCGACGTACAGTACATCTACCACCAGAAGATGCTTTTGGTCCGTGGAATCCTGAAAATATACAAACTTTTGATACGGTTAAATTCGAACAACGGCCTATTCCTGGTCATATGATCGAGTTTGAAGATAAAGCAAAAGCAACTTTATTTGGTGTTGTGAAGTCAGTAAATGATGATATTACTGAAATTGATTTCAACCATCCTCTAGCCGGCAAAAATATTACTTTTGAAGTAGAAATATTTAAAGTGACTCCAGCTGGTCAGCAAGGCATTAAGATCATGTAA